A genomic stretch from Syntrophorhabdus sp. includes:
- a CDS encoding preprotein translocase subunit TatB, whose amino-acid sequence MSSIVDAKGLSCPQPVILTLNEIKKVGKGEITVLVDTVTSRENVSRAAIAQGWTLKNVEPEGEGFRISITKG is encoded by the coding sequence ATGAGTTCAATAGTCGACGCAAAAGGGCTTTCATGCCCGCAGCCTGTCATTTTGACCCTGAACGAGATCAAGAAGGTCGGCAAGGGCGAGATAACCGTCCTCGTGGATACGGTGACGTCGAGGGAAAACGTCTCCCGGGCGGCGATCGCCCAGGGATGGACCTTGAAGAACGTTGAGCCTGAAGGTGAAGGATTCCGCATCAGCATCACGAAAGGCTGA
- a CDS encoding P-loop NTPase, with product MNITMASGKGGTGKTTVAVNFAWFLASAGQRVQYLDCDVEEPNGHIFLKPSVTESSSSKVMVPVVDQEKCTSCGECGLKCQFHAIVNLPGDTLIFPGLCHSCGLCGAVCPTGAISEGDREIGLIEKGSGTKEIDFIHGVLNVGEAMAVPLIKKVKNGRKDPYVHIVDAPPGTSCPVVATLNGSDAVIMVTEPTPFGLHDLKIAIDVARLLNIPTGVVINRDQGGYPPLTDYLASAGVPVLAVIPEDAEIARHYSQGSIILETLPRYVDVYRSLADNLEKLLDAHGAHAGRIRS from the coding sequence ATGAACATCACGATGGCCAGCGGAAAGGGGGGAACCGGCAAAACAACGGTGGCTGTCAATTTCGCCTGGTTCCTCGCCTCGGCCGGCCAGCGTGTACAGTATCTCGACTGCGACGTGGAAGAGCCTAACGGCCACATCTTTCTCAAACCTTCGGTCACCGAGTCATCCTCGTCGAAGGTCATGGTCCCTGTCGTGGACCAGGAAAAATGCACATCCTGCGGTGAGTGCGGACTGAAATGTCAGTTCCATGCCATCGTGAATCTCCCCGGAGACACACTCATCTTTCCCGGTCTGTGCCACAGTTGCGGTCTTTGCGGCGCCGTGTGTCCTACCGGCGCCATCAGCGAGGGAGACAGGGAGATAGGGCTCATTGAGAAGGGAAGCGGGACAAAGGAAATAGATTTCATCCATGGCGTTCTCAATGTCGGAGAGGCGATGGCTGTGCCCCTCATAAAGAAAGTGAAGAACGGGCGAAAGGATCCGTACGTGCATATCGTGGACGCTCCCCCCGGGACTTCCTGTCCCGTTGTGGCGACCCTTAACGGATCCGACGCGGTCATCATGGTAACCGAACCAACACCTTTCGGGCTCCATGACCTGAAGATAGCCATAGATGTGGCGAGACTCCTCAACATACCCACGGGGGTCGTCATTAACCGGGACCAGGGCGGCTATCCGCCCCTGACCGACTATCTGGCCTCGGCCGGCGTGCCTGTGCTCGCAGTGATCCCCGAGGATGCCGAGATTGCCCGTCACTATTCACAGGGAAGTATCATCCTCGAGACCCTCCCCCGCTACGTCGACGTCTACCGGTCCCTGGCGGACAATCTTGAAAAGCTCCTCGACGCCCATGGCGCCCACGCAGGGAGGATAAGATCATGA
- a CDS encoding PaaI family thioesterase, whose translation MEEKAFQDYYAEDVSHCYGCGRLNEEGLHIKSYWDGETSVARFTPKACHMAAPGFVYGGVIASLVDCHGTGTAAAAVYRLEGRAMDTEPTLRFVTASLKVDYLLPTPLGPELVARGTVKSAGKRKVVVSIDVLAEGKVCARGEVVAVKMPGTMKRARGD comes from the coding sequence ATGGAAGAAAAGGCATTTCAGGATTATTACGCGGAGGATGTCAGTCATTGTTACGGCTGTGGCCGCCTCAATGAAGAAGGCCTTCATATCAAGAGCTACTGGGACGGGGAGACGTCGGTAGCCCGTTTCACACCGAAGGCCTGCCACATGGCGGCACCTGGTTTCGTGTACGGCGGCGTGATAGCGTCGCTCGTCGATTGCCATGGCACAGGCACCGCGGCGGCGGCGGTCTATCGCCTGGAAGGAAGGGCCATGGACACGGAGCCCACTCTCCGCTTCGTCACGGCCTCCCTGAAGGTGGATTACCTCCTGCCCACACCGCTCGGACCTGAGCTGGTGGCGCGCGGCACGGTCAAGAGCGCGGGCAAGCGTAAGGTCGTCGTGTCCATCGATGTCCTGGCTGAAGGAAAGGTCTGCGCCCGCGGCGAGGTCGTGGCCGTCAAAATGCCCGGGACCATGAAAAGAGCAAGAGGAGATTGA
- a CDS encoding DUF134 domain-containing protein: MPRPTCKRRIGFQPKSVFFKPAGIPMGVVEEIVIGHDEVEAMRLKNLLGYPQEEAANQMGVSQPTFHRLINAAHQKITDAIINGKALRIDGGNVTICEETASPCHWRKHWGRGCSSAEAVASQVSLAQQQEGGIPMRIAITSIDGTLDGMVDERFGRAKKIVVVDDGTNGQETVDNVTNMNAAQGAGIQTAQNVIQAGAKTVISGHLGPNAFRVLSTAGVDVYTASGMTVRDALQAYRNGKLPKLTGADVEGHW, encoded by the coding sequence ATGCCACGTCCGACGTGCAAAAGACGAATAGGATTCCAGCCGAAATCGGTGTTCTTCAAGCCCGCGGGTATCCCTATGGGCGTCGTCGAGGAGATCGTGATCGGTCACGACGAGGTCGAGGCCATGCGGCTCAAGAACCTCCTGGGGTACCCCCAGGAAGAAGCCGCAAACCAGATGGGCGTTTCGCAGCCGACCTTCCATCGTTTGATCAACGCCGCCCATCAAAAAATTACCGACGCTATCATAAACGGCAAGGCCCTCAGGATAGATGGCGGCAATGTGACGATCTGCGAAGAGACGGCCAGCCCATGCCACTGGAGAAAACACTGGGGAAGAGGATGCTCTTCGGCCGAAGCCGTGGCGTCCCAGGTCTCTCTGGCACAACAACAAGAAGGAGGTATTCCCATGAGGATAGCCATAACGAGCATAGACGGAACGCTTGACGGAATGGTAGATGAACGTTTCGGCAGGGCAAAGAAGATCGTCGTCGTGGACGACGGAACAAACGGTCAGGAGACCGTCGACAACGTGACCAACATGAACGCCGCCCAGGGCGCCGGCATTCAGACAGCGCAGAATGTCATTCAGGCGGGAGCGAAGACGGTTATAAGCGGCCATCTCGGACCGAATGCCTTTCGTGTGCTTTCGACCGCAGGCGTCGACGTATACACGGCGTCAGGGATGACAGTTCGTGACGCGCTCCAAGCCTACAGGAACGGGAAGCTGCCAAAGCTTACCGGAGCGGACGTCGAGGGACACTGGTAA
- a CDS encoding enoyl-CoA hydratase/isomerase family protein translates to MKNGYILVETGDDHICRITLNRPENMNIFNTPMAKELNEALRAADRDENVRVIVLTGAGKAFCVGIDVSEFPGKTAMEYNEWIGLMGTPMVTMHDIRKPVIAQVRGIAAAIGAGLVAAADLAIVSENARFGLTAINVGLNCVGPAVPVSRCVGRKRALELLLYGDLVDAQEALRIGLVNRVVPTEELDERTMEWAARLASKSPLAVETAKRAFYTGADMEYHKAFEHMTSTLARLCTTEDVTEGINAFFEKREPRWKRR, encoded by the coding sequence ATGAAGAACGGATATATTCTTGTGGAGACCGGCGACGACCATATCTGCCGGATCACTCTGAACAGGCCGGAGAACATGAACATCTTTAACACTCCCATGGCGAAGGAACTCAACGAGGCGCTTCGTGCAGCTGACAGGGATGAGAACGTCCGAGTTATCGTGCTGACAGGTGCCGGGAAGGCGTTCTGTGTCGGTATCGACGTTAGCGAATTCCCGGGAAAGACCGCGATGGAGTACAACGAATGGATAGGCCTTATGGGTACCCCGATGGTGACCATGCATGACATCAGGAAGCCCGTGATCGCTCAGGTGCGGGGGATCGCCGCGGCGATCGGGGCGGGGCTCGTGGCGGCCGCGGACCTCGCGATCGTGTCGGAGAACGCCCGTTTCGGCCTGACGGCGATCAACGTGGGCCTCAATTGCGTCGGACCTGCTGTCCCCGTCAGCCGCTGTGTGGGGAGAAAGCGCGCCCTGGAGCTCTTGCTTTACGGGGATCTGGTAGACGCTCAGGAAGCCTTGCGGATAGGGCTTGTGAACCGCGTTGTTCCCACGGAGGAGCTTGATGAGAGGACGATGGAATGGGCGGCCCGGCTGGCTTCAAAGAGCCCCCTGGCGGTCGAGACCGCGAAAAGGGCTTTTTACACGGGCGCCGACATGGAGTATCACAAGGCCTTCGAGCACATGACCTCCACTCTCGCCCGTCTGTGCACGACGGAGGATGTCACCGAAGGCATCAATGCCTTCTTCGAAAAGAGGGAGCCCCGGTGGAAACGGCGCTGA
- a CDS encoding YedE-related selenium metabolism membrane protein yields the protein MSKFVQIFATRWGIIAVGAFIGIFAQLLQKWGNPANMGICVACFERDMAGALGLHRAAIVQYMRPEIIGFVLGSLIAAYIFKEFRARAGSAPIVRFILGAFAMIGALVFLGCPWRAALRLAGGDWNAIFGLLGLIGGIWVGTLFLKGGYNLGRSQTTHTSVGWLLPLTMLGFLVLMLVFPQIPGQDKNGVLFYSLKGPGSMHAALIVSLVIGLIIGFLAQRSRFCTMGAIRDLVLFRQTHLLSGFVSLVVFAFLTNLVLGQFHPGFANQPVAHTMGLWNFGGMVLAGLAFCLAGGCPGRQLFLSGEGDGDAAVFVMGMIVGAGIAHNFGLASSPAGVGPYGVPAVIIGLLVCLFIGFTMREKVA from the coding sequence ATGTCAAAGTTCGTACAGATATTTGCGACACGATGGGGAATCATTGCGGTGGGAGCTTTTATAGGGATCTTCGCGCAACTTCTGCAAAAGTGGGGAAACCCGGCGAATATGGGCATTTGTGTGGCCTGCTTCGAGAGGGACATGGCGGGCGCCCTGGGGCTTCACCGTGCGGCCATCGTCCAGTACATGCGTCCCGAGATCATCGGATTTGTCCTGGGTTCGCTGATAGCCGCTTACATCTTCAAGGAATTCCGGGCGCGCGCCGGGTCCGCTCCGATCGTCCGGTTCATTCTCGGTGCCTTCGCCATGATCGGAGCGCTCGTTTTTCTGGGTTGCCCGTGGAGGGCGGCGCTGCGCCTGGCCGGGGGTGACTGGAACGCGATCTTCGGACTCCTAGGACTTATCGGCGGCATATGGGTGGGGACCCTCTTCCTCAAGGGCGGGTATAACCTTGGACGCTCACAAACCACACACACCTCTGTCGGATGGCTGCTGCCCCTGACGATGCTTGGCTTTCTCGTTCTCATGCTGGTCTTTCCCCAGATACCGGGACAGGACAAGAACGGGGTTTTGTTCTACAGCCTGAAAGGACCCGGCTCCATGCATGCCGCTCTTATCGTATCACTGGTGATAGGTCTCATCATCGGGTTTCTGGCGCAAAGGAGCAGGTTCTGCACCATGGGGGCCATACGCGACCTGGTTCTCTTCAGGCAGACCCACCTTCTTTCGGGGTTTGTCTCACTCGTGGTGTTCGCTTTCCTGACCAACCTGGTCCTCGGACAGTTTCACCCCGGCTTCGCCAACCAGCCCGTGGCCCACACGATGGGCCTGTGGAACTTCGGCGGGATGGTGCTCGCGGGATTGGCCTTCTGCCTTGCCGGAGGCTGTCCGGGACGGCAGCTCTTCCTCTCGGGCGAGGGTGACGGTGATGCCGCCGTTTTCGTGATGGGGATGATCGTCGGTGCCGGCATAGCGCACAATTTCGGTCTCGCCAGTTCCCCCGCGGGTGTCGGGCCTTACGGGGTCCCGGCTGTCATTATCGGTCTCCTGGTGTGCCTATTCATCGGGTTCACGATGAGAGAAAAGGTCGCCTGA